The DNA sequence AGGTTAGTATTAAAGTTGTTTCAATAAATCTTTTTAGGTGAGCAAAGGCTTTGCTTCTTGGAAGCTAATGGATGTTTTCTGCCAGGGGATTTAATGAGGCACTAAATGGATTTACTGACGAGGGGTGGTCATTGATGGGGAATGATGGCATGGATGATGTCACAATCCTTATAAACTCATCTCCTGACAAGCTAATGGGTTTAAATCTTTCATTTGGTAATGGATATCCAGCTGTCAGTAATGCCGTCTTATGTGCTAAAGCATCAATGCTTTTACAGGTCAGGATACTTACCATCTTTCTTTCCCATAATCCACAGTAGACAACTGGAGTTTAGAATAAAAGTAATAGCACAAATATATGCTATATTGATATCCAGTGACCTTTAGAATTTGGTAATTGTCTGCGGGGCACGCACTAATGCATGATATTCCATTAATGTAGAAGCACTGCATAACCCAAACATGGTTTTATATGATCTGTTGTTTAAGATCATTATTTGGTATTTCTTAAGTTAGAATCCTTGCTTTATGTGTCCATTGTCTTGCATTTTCATCTTCGGTTAGAAACTTTACATAAGAAACTTGGAAACTTGTCCAGATTAGAACATAGTTGCTGAATGTCCTATCATGCTTATAATTCATGGGGGATAATATGTTTGACATTTGTTTTTGTTCCTGGCTTGCTATGTATTGTATTTCCCAGAATGTGCCTCCTGCTATCCTTCTTAGATTCCTACGGGAGCATAGGTCAGAATGGGCAGACAACAATATTGATGCTTACTCAGCTGCAGCTGTTAAAGTTGGCCCCTGTAGCTTAGCGGGGTCTCGAGTTGGAAGTTTTGGTGGTCAAGTTATACTCCCCCTAGCTCACACTATTGAGCATGAAGAGGTGAGCAATATGATGATTAAGGAATTTACAGCTCTTAATGATGCCTTGTTTTATAATGGTTTATACACCATATTGTGTCAAAACTCTATTATTctctcattattattattatttttttgtgctTATTAGTTCTTGGAAGTCATTAAACTGGAGGGTATTGGCCATTCTCCTGAAGATCCAATGATGCAGACTAGAGAGATGTTCCTCTTGCAAGTAAGATTTGATTCTTCTATGtatattatgaatttatgatgaTTCTTTTTTATGAGAATGCTTGCCTAGGGTTTCTGTTTAAGATATATTTGGGGCCTTTCAAGATGATGTCTTGAATTGTCAAGTACAAATGATATTGATAAGAGGTAGTGATGTtcagtttttgttattttttctaattttttttttctgcttgttTAATAGCTATGCAGTGGAATGGACGAGAATGCTGTTGGTTCCTGTGCTGAACTGATTTTTGCTCCGATTGATGCTTCCTTTGCTGATGATGCACCTCTCCTACCTTCTGGTTTTCGCATCATTCCTCTTGATTCTGGGAAGGTTAGCCTATGAGTCATATTTAAAGCTTTGTAAATGTCAAAATCCATAACTCATCTTCAACGGTAATTTTTATAATTGAGCTAAAAAAAATGTTCAGGAAGCCTCCAGTCCAAATCGCACATTGGATCTTGCTTCTGCTCTTGAAGTTGGGCCGACTGGAAACAGGGCATCTAGTGAATATTCTGCAAATGCGGGTTGCGTGAGATCTGTGATGACTATAGCATTTGAGTTTGCATTTGAGAGCCACATGCAAGAGCATGTAGCATCCATGGCTCGACAATATGTTCGCAGCATCATATCTTCAGTTCAGAGGGTGGCATTAGCACTCTCTCCTTCACATTTAAGTTCGCAGGCTGGTCTTCGTTCACCACTTGGTACCCCTGAAGCGCAGACCCTAGCTCGTTGGATATGCAACAGTTACAGGTAATAACACTTTctatcttttttcattttacTCTGTTCTTTATTAGAAAGTCAATATTCTCTGAGATTTTTGCAGCACTCTGCAAAATTTAAAATGGGGTCCTTTTGGTTCATATCTGTACCAAGAGAAATAATAATTTTCCCTTTACTGGTATGACACTTTGATAATGCAATTTTACATTGACAATTGATAAAAAACTGAGGCCAACGTACTATTTGTTAGTGTTGAAATTTCTGCTAACTACGTAAGTTTGAATAAATTGCGCTTAATGCCTAATAACTCCCAAGAAGGCTGCAGCCTAAATTAGTCTGGACCCTTAATTGTGTGTATCAAGATAACTCAATATATCactaaaagtaaaataaaaatggtATAGATTTTGTAAATTCGTCAACCAAATTGAGTTATTATAACCTGCTCATGTATGTATTCATATTAAATGTtatccttttttattttgtgtgtagCTTGTGTTAGAGTAGCATAAATAGTCGTCCATTTAACTCATTGTGCTTTGTTATGTAGCCATATGGTCCATATTTTCCTCTGACAATCTTCAGTTCTGAAATTCACATATTGACCAACTTCCAGTGTTGATAATTAATGTAAATACAGTTTCTAAGTTTTTGACCGTGTTCTATTTGAAGAAGTTGGAATACTTTGTAAACATATTCCTGCAAGTTGTTTCTCAACTTAGGATGCTACAAATTCTGTAATCAGAAATGATTAAAGTACACTATTGATGTTGCAGGGGATATTTGGGTGTGGAGCTGCTCAAATCTGGCAACGAAGGAAGTGAATCCAATCTCAAATCCTTGTGGCATCACTCTGATGCAATTATGTGCTGCTCTCTGAAGGTGCTTATATTAGATAtaaggggaaaaagaaagagagagaaaaaatggcTCTTGCTCTCTGCTTAGTCTAACACTGAGCATTGGAGCTCACTCTTCATATTTTCGAGCAATCTTATCGAGAATTCTGTTTAATGCAGGCTGTGCCAGTTTTCACCTTTGCAAACCAGGCAGGACTTGACATGCTTGAGACAACCTTGGTTGCACTGCAAGACATAGCTTTGGAAAAGATTTTTGATGACCATGGACGCAAGACTCTCTTCTCTGAGTTCCCGCAGATAATGCAACAGGTATCGGACCTTTTCTAAATTCCGTAATCTCTACATTTCATATTAGACTGGCGCTGAacatattggattgattcagGATGTAAATAACTGCCAAACGTTGTAATGTTTGTTCTGATTTGTCGGCGGTGTACTTTTTGTAGGGTTTTGCTTGTCTTCAAGGTGGCATCTGTCTCTCAAGCATGGGGCGACCAGTGTCATATGAAAGAGCAGTAGCTTGGAAGGTGTTGAATGAAGATGAGACGGCTCACTGCATATGTTTCTTGTTTGTGAACTGGTCTTTTGTGTGATGTTGAGACCAGGAAACCTTTCACGGTTAGGAGCCTATTATAATAGGGTCGAATAGACGGGAGACTTGAAAACCTTTTGTGCTTAATTAAGTCTTTTGTAAGTGATAATGACGATGATGGATGCTAAGACCAGTGTTGTGTTAGATTGTTGCTGCTGCACTCTATAAAACTCGAGCCTATGCTCTTTGTTTTTTAGTTCTCTGTTTCTGAGTGCCATTTTtagcttcatttttttttttttaattattatttttatttttatttctaatT is a window from the Rosa chinensis cultivar Old Blush chromosome 2, RchiOBHm-V2, whole genome shotgun sequence genome containing:
- the LOC112188585 gene encoding homeobox-leucine zipper protein ATHB-15, encoding MAMSCKDGKGVMDNGKYVRYTPEQVEALERLYHECPKPSSIRRQQLIRECPILSNIEPKQIKVWFQNRRCREKQRKEASRLQAVNRKLTAMNKLLMEENDRLQKQVSHLVYENGYFRQHTQTTTLASKDTSCESVVTSGQHHLTPQHPPRDASPAGLLSIAEETLAEFLSKATGTAVEWVQMPGMKPGPDSIGIVAISHGCTGVAARACGLVGLEPTRVAEILKDLPSWLRDCRTVDVLNVLPTANGGTIELLYMQLYAPTTLAPACDFWMLRYTSVLEDGSLVVCVRSLKNTQNGPSMPPVQHFVRAEMLPSGYLIRPCEGGGSIIHIVDHMDLEPCGVPEVLRPLYESSAVLAQKMTMAALRQLRQVAHEASQSSVTGWGRRPAALRALSQRLSRGFNEALNGFTDEGWSLMGNDGMDDVTILINSSPDKLMGLNLSFGNGYPAVSNAVLCAKASMLLQNVPPAILLRFLREHRSEWADNNIDAYSAAAVKVGPCSLAGSRVGSFGGQVILPLAHTIEHEEFLEVIKLEGIGHSPEDPMMQTREMFLLQLCSGMDENAVGSCAELIFAPIDASFADDAPLLPSGFRIIPLDSGKEASSPNRTLDLASALEVGPTGNRASSEYSANAGCVRSVMTIAFEFAFESHMQEHVASMARQYVRSIISSVQRVALALSPSHLSSQAGLRSPLGTPEAQTLARWICNSYRGYLGVELLKSGNEGSESNLKSLWHHSDAIMCCSLKAVPVFTFANQAGLDMLETTLVALQDIALEKIFDDHGRKTLFSEFPQIMQQGFACLQGGICLSSMGRPVSYERAVAWKVLNEDETAHCICFLFVNWSFV